The following coding sequences are from one Diospyros lotus cultivar Yz01 chromosome 7, ASM1463336v1, whole genome shotgun sequence window:
- the LOC127806484 gene encoding miraculin-like encodes MKSSLLLLLLSFLLLSSLPSLLMADNPEPLYDSSGDKVLPEFILCTAPRVWKVDDFDPSTEQWFITTTGDIRKPGPLTSLNWFKVEKFSALDGVYKINHCPGTKSVGLCKDVGIYYTEENRRLALSETPFGFFIIKAESVLNKAKIASVI; translated from the exons atgaagagctcactgctgctgctgctactcTCCTTCCTTCTCCTTTCCTCGCTCCCAAGCCTTCTTATGGCTGATAATCCTGAGCCCTTATACGACTCCTCCGGCGATAAGGTTCTACCGG AATTCATACTCTGTACTGCACCAAGAGTGTGGAAGGTTGATGATTTCGATCCATCAACAGAACAGTGGTTCATAACAACTACCGGCGACATACGAAAGCCTGGACCTCTAACATCGCTCAACTGGTTCAAGGTTGAGAAATTTTCAGCCCTAGACGGTGTATACAAGATCAACCACTGTCCTGGTACAAAATCCGTGGGATTGTGCAAGGATGTTGGGATTTATTACACAGAAGAGAACCGCCGTCTTGCTCTGAGTGAGACTCCATTCggcttttttattattaaggcTGAAAGTGTACTCAACAAGGCAAAGATTGCCAGTGTGATTTAA